The Parambassis ranga chromosome 19, fParRan2.1, whole genome shotgun sequence genome contains a region encoding:
- the LOC114452487 gene encoding proton channel OTOP3-like — MLNCKISEQTLNGKDELKSVYWKKNMDLDPISQVNSSSWGTHENPSSEEPVGNSDNQMQDPKLDLVVVWVPSGRRLISGLLGLNVVLLGAALVAGQTFNPEGLKHKEPQMFLLLLMGVSLVWTLWYVLWARKQSGICPHKDHHAGGVTVILVLMLFAAFSLLLFICRVGYLMSMRECKPAATVLFPFIEAPFLALQTYLLWAHSKDCIHRHKIITRSGLIVILSSDLLLWLNAVTEDTIHQEIELEKKDQLDFSNMNSSEADGSALTGNWTLCRCSASAACLAFRKGYEILYPFNIEYYLMAGCMIYVMWKNVGRRMNPDHHATQKLTLHIVFHGGIIYGIVLGVVVLLTGLAVFILYQVWVSQQEQRLTAFLIFYGYHLAVMPVMSLCSLAGMLIHRLERRVQEGGHNPTRSLDVILLVAAALGQLALSYFSLVAALAVGTQDTLGDLDLSYSLLSLLELILQNIFIIEGLHRHPNLLAKKKKRKHSSIFKPKKKLQTQEKRKADISLLEGNASAPPAIREHDGKKTWTKRAIQEICAFLILSNIMLWVIPAFGVHPQFENGLGKQFFGFTAWFVLVNLGQPLSVFYRMHSVGALMELLISA, encoded by the exons ATGTTGAACTGCAAGATTTCAGAACAAACACTGAATGGAAAGGACGAACTGAAGAGCgtttattggaaaaaaaatatggatCTAGATCCTATCTCACAGGTGAACTCCTCCTCCTGGGGGACCCATGAGAATCCCTCCAGTGAAGAACCAGTGGGCAACTCAGATAATCAGATGCAGGACCCAAAGCTAgatctggtggtggtgtgggtcCCCAGCGGGAGGCGCCTGATCTCAGGCCTGCTGGGCctgaatgttgtgctgctggGAGCTGCCCTGGTAGCAGGCCAGACTTTCAACCCTGAGGGCCTGAAGCACAAGGAGCCCCAGATGTTCCTCCTACTGCTGATGGGGGTTAGCCTGGTGTGGACGCTGTGGTACGTGCTGTGGGCCAGGAAGCAGTCTGGCATCTGCCCACATAAAGACCACCACGCTGGCGGAGTCACAGTCATCT tgGTCCTTATGCTGTTTGCTGCCTTCAGCCTGCTTCTGTTCATCTGCAGAGTCGGTTATCTGATGAGTATGAGGGAGTGCAAGCCTGCAGCCACAGTGCTCTTCCCATTCATAGAGGCACCTTTTCTGGCTCTGCAG acaTATTTACTGTGGGCTCACTCCAAAGACTGCATCCACAGACACAAGATAATCACCAG GTCCGGGCTGATTGTGATCCtctcctctgacctgctgctgtggtTAAACGCTGTGACTGAAGACACCATCCATCAGGAGATTGAGTTAGAGAAAAAAGACCAGCTTGACTTCAGCAACATGAACTCATCTGAAGCAGATGGCTCTGCTTTGACAG GAAATTGGACTTTGTGTCGGTGCAGTGCAAGTGCAGCCTGCTTGGCTTTCAGGAAAGGTTATGAGATCCTCTATCCCTTCAACATTGAGTACTACCTGATGGCAGGATGCATGATCTATGTGATGTGGAAGAATGTGGGTCGCAGGATGAATCCAGACCACCATGCCACTCAGAAACTGACCCTACACATCGTTTTCCACGGTGGGATCATTTATGGCATTGTGCTTGGTGTTGTGGTTCTTCTCACAGGTCTGGCCGTCTTCATCCTCTATCAGGTTTGGGTGAGCCAGCAGGAGCAACGTCTCACTGCCTTCCTTATATTTTATGGCTACCATTTAGCCGTCATGCCTGTCATGTCTCTGTGCTCCCTCGCTGGGATGCTGATTCACAGGCTGGAGCGGAGGGTGCAGGAAGGAGGGCACAACCCCACTCGTAGCCTAGATGTAATACTTCTAGTAGCGGCAGCTCTGGGCCAGCTCGCCCTGTCCTACTTCTCTCTTGTGGCAGCCCTGGCTGTGGGGACGCAAGACACACTAGGGGACCTGGATCTGTCCTACTCCTTGCTTAGCTTGCTTGAGCTTATCCTGCAAAACATCTTCATCATTGAAGGCCTCCACAGGCACCCCAACCTCCTCgccaagaaaaagaagaggaagcacAGCAGCATTTTCAAG CCAAAGAAAAAGCTTCAAACACAGGAGAAAAGGAAGGCTGACATTTCACTGCTGGAGGGAAACGCATCAGCACCCCCTGCTATCCGGGAGCATGATGGGAAAAAAACCTGGACCAAAAGAGCCATCCAAGAGATCTGTGCTTTCCTTATCCTCTCTAACATCATG CTGTGGGTGATTCCTGCCTTTGGAGTCCACCCGCAGTTCGAGAACGGTCTGGGCAAGCAGTTCTTCGGCTTCACAGCATGGTTTGTGCTGGTGAATCTGGGACAGCCGCTCAGCGTCTTCTACAGGATGCACTCTGTGGGAGCTTTAATGGAGCTGCTCATCTCGGCGTGA
- the LOC114452299 gene encoding Usher syndrome type-1G protein homolog: MNDRYHRAARDGFLDVLKEATRKELNAPDEDGMTPTLWAAYHGNLQALRLIVGRGGDPDKCDIWGNTPLHLAAANGHPNCLSFLVAFGANVWCLDNDYHTPLDMAATKGHMECVRYLDSIAAKQITLNPKLVSKLKDRAFRAAERRIKECAKLQRKHRERMERKFMKESAALDNLDAISLSSYTSSSTLSRKFNTVTSNMPYSQATLHSTAKGKAKIQKKLEKKKQVDGTFKIYEDGRKSVRSLSGLQLGNDVMFLKQGTYANPKERPRLNIRDMFPRELDDDADTVSRAMSDPGLHEAAYSEISADSGRDSLFTRPGLGTMVFRRNYLSGGMFGIGMRDEGSVAGSEPLGRAPNVRLRGRLPRRSPSFDEDSIGSALSLQERNLQELPWEEEEASLDEDLEPENNPLETFLASQSLSEFMTIFRREKIDLEALLLCSEQDLTSIHIPLGPRKKLLDACKRRLDTLDEPETIEDTEL, encoded by the exons ATGAACGACCGGTACCACCGGGCGGCCCGGGACGGCTTTCTGGACGTGCTAAAGGAGGCCACACGGAAGGAGCTGAACGCACCGGACGAGGATGGGATGACGCCGACCTTATGGGCGGCTTACCACGGAAACCTGCAAGCTCTGCGGCTCATCGTGGGGAGAGG TGGTGACCCAGACAAATGTGACATCTGGGGGAACACCCCACTTCATCTCGCAGCTGCCAACGGCCACCCCAACTGCCTGTCTTTCCTGGTGGCTTTCGGTGCCAATGTGTGGTGTCTGGACAATGACTACCACACACCGCTGGACATGGCTGCCACCAAAGGTCACATGGAATGCGTTCGCTACCTGGACTCCATTGCAGCCAAGCAGATCACCCTCAACCCGAAGTTGGTTAGCAAGCTCAAGGACAGGGCGTTTCGTGCAGCAGAGCGCCGGATCAAGGAGTGTGCAAAGCTCCAGAGGAAGCACCGCGAGCGCATGGAGAGGAAGTTCATGAAGGAGTCAGCGGCTTTAGACAACCTGGATGCTATTAGCTTGTCCAGCTACACGAGTAGCAGCACGTTGAGCCGCAAGTTCAACACTGTCACCTCCAACATGCCATACTCACAG GCCACACTGCATTCAACTGCCAAGGGAAAGGCCAAGATACAGAAGAAactagagaagaagaagcaggttGATGGTACGTTCAAGATCTATGAGGACGGAAGAAAAAGTGTGCGCTCGCTGTCTGGCTTACAACTTGGCAACGATGTGATGTTCCTCAAGCAGGGCACCTACGCCAACCCCAAAGAGCGGCCACGTCTAAACATCCGCGACATGTTCCCTCGGGAGCTTGATGATGATGCAGATACCGTGTCACGTGCCATGAGTGACCCGGGTCTACATGAGGCTGCATATTCTGAGATCAGCGCTGACTCTGGCCGTGATTCCCTGTTCACTAGACCCGGGCTTGGCACCATGGTATTCAGGAGAAACTATTTGAGCGGAGGCATGTTCGGGATTGGAATGCGGGATGAGGGTAGCGTAGCAGGGAGCGAACCTCTGGGCCGAGCACCTAATGTCCGCCTGCGCGGACGCTTGCCTCGACGCTCACCCAGCTTTGACGAGGACAGTATCGGCAGTGCTTTAAGCCTGCAGGAAAGAAACCTGCAGGAGCTGCcctgggaggaggaagaagccaGCTTAGATGAGGACCTGGAACCAGAAAACAATCCTCTCGAGACCTTTCTAGCCTCTCAGAGTCTCAGCGAGTTCATGACCATCTTCCGAAGAGAAAAAATTGACCTtgaggctctgctgctgtgttcggAACAGGACCTCACTAGCATTCATATCCCTTTAGGCCCTAGAAAGAAACTACTGGATGCCTGCAAGCGGCGTCTAGACACTCTAGATGAACCAGAGACCATTGAAGACACAGAGCTTTAA
- the fads6 gene encoding fatty acid desaturase 6: MQNVPEEWRESREDRGDGRMVEIRWRGDSEVKNGGTRREEVEKESLMMELTRLVQKMVKESSWWERRGVDCCILGAAFLCLLPAFLLLGSYRCVWFTAGMLLMGVAHAVITVKGTHLASHGALSESQAWGKFWAIFFIEVCGSFSARAGIQGHIKMHHAHTNVIGLGDSSVWKVPFLPRTIYLFIAPLAVPIITPLVAIAQLKGHSLAHILRTVLMVSLGLYSQYWLLINVSGFRSPFGALLCMLVCRAMFSVPYIHVNIFQHIGLPMFSPTQRPKRIYQMTHGVLNLPRNPLLDWTFGHSLINCHVEHHLFPFLSDNMCLKVKPVVSKYLTEKKLPYQEDSYLSRLHLFFNKYQELMVFAPPITELVGVQ; encoded by the exons ATGCAGAATGTGCCAGAGGAGTGGAGGGAAAGCCGGGAGGACAGAGGTGATGGGAGGATGGTGGAGATCAGGTGGAGGGGAGATTCAGAGGTGAAGAATGGAGGAacaaggagagaggaggtggagaaggagtCACTGATGATGGAGCTGACAAGGCTGGTGCAAAAGATGGTGAAGGAGAGCAGCTggtgggagaggaggggagtCGACTGCTGCATCCTGGGAGCAGCATTCCTCTGCCTGCTGCCCG CCTTCCTGCTTCTTGGCTCCTATCGGTGTGTGTGGTTCACAGCAGGCATGCTGCTGATGGGTGTCGCTCACGCTGTCATCACCGTCAAAGGGACACATCTGGCCAGCCACGGGGCGCTGAGCGAGTCACAGGCCTGGGGAAAGTTTTGGGCCATCTTCTTTATCGAG GTCTGCGGCTCCTTCTCAGCGCGGGCCGGCATACAGGGCCACATCAAGATGCATCACGCTCACACTAATGTCATTGGACTaggtgattccagtgtgtggaaGGTCCCCTTCCTGCCTCGGACCATCTACTTGTTCATAGCCCCCCTGGCTGTGCCCATCATCACACCACTTGTTGCGATCG CTCAGCTCAAAGGACACTCTTTGGCCCACATCCTTAGGACGGTGCTGATGGTATCACTGGGCCTGTATTCACAGTACTGGCTGCTCATCAATGTGTCAGGGTTCAGGTCGCCTTTCGGTGCTTTGCTCTGTATGCTGGTGTGCAGGGCCATGTTTTCTGTACCATACATCCACGTCAACATTTTCCAG CACATTGGCCTTCCCATGTTCTCTCCAACCCAGCGACCAAAGAGGATTTACCAGATGACCCACGGAGTCCTAAACCTGCCCCGTAATCCTCTGCTGGACTGGACTTTTGGGCACTCACTAATCAACTGCCACGTGGAGCACCATCTCTTCCCCTTTCTGTCAGACAATATGTGTTTAAAG gtgaAGCCCGTTGTGTCCAAGTATCTCACAGAGAAGAAGCTTCCCTACCAGGAGGACAGCTACCTGTCTCGTCTGCACCTCTTCTTCAACAAATACCAGGAACTGATGGTGTTTGCCCCACCAATCACAGAGCTGGTGGGAGTACAGTGA
- the trim16 gene encoding tripartite motif-containing protein 16: MADTIPKQLCGVCSGELSGDRSSACAHSVCSYCHADKSKGCPECLRSPDKAEPANGPKQNGTIEAPEITNKEQQRQESSIQEDLKVSEDPKKPEEDKKEAEPDEEAKEDEVKGEPLGPNNVVCDSCIESPCRALKSCLTCLVSYCGAHLRPHLENPKFQNHRLVEPLRDIERRTCESHKWPLELFCCADSCCICQDCVNEEHRGHNTLPVVEARRKIEGELRQKQTDMVKTVSAAGNAISKLQDNTVSIEHSVTEVRTVIESQFEELQAVVERAKREVTEILEVEEKQALRQAESIRVHLEQRCTELKKAQAQMEKLSRNKNDVDFLQEYSVWKKEATDISLPGVYIGLMDRLNSFSRVIVDSTQELCAMLVSSYIEKVKETCKNDKLGIKTTVHAIVAAKQYMAIPDPVTRNDFLKYAAQVTLDANTAHKFLRLTEENKKVTNTTPWQHPYPNVPERFENWRQVLAADSFYLGRHYFEVDISGEGTYIGLTYKGIDRKGNESNSCITGNNFSWCLQWNGRTFSAWHSDVETPLSIEKYTRIGVYVDYTRGLLAFYGVKDTMTLIHQYTAELLEPLYPAFWLSKKENIVALVTPGEPLPLKSPSPPNSPVNGAVVS; encoded by the exons ATGGCAGATACCATCCCCAAACAGCTGTGTGGTGTTTGCTCGGGTGAGCTGAGCGGAGACAGGTCATCAGCATGTGCTCACTCTGTCTGTTCCTACTGTCACGCAGATAAAAGTAAAGGGTGTCCTGAGTGTCTGCGGAGTCCTGACAAGGCTGAACCTGCTAATGGTCCTAAACAGAATGGAACGATTGAAGCTCCTGAGATCACCAACAAAGAGCAGCAACGCCAGGAATCATCAATCCAGGAGGACCTGAAAGTGTCGGAGGATCCCAAGAAGCCTGAAGAAGACAAAAAGGAGGCAGAGCCAGACGAGGAGGCTAAAGAAGATGAGGTAAAGGGGGAACCTCTGGGTCCAAACAATGTAGTGTGCGACTCGTGTATCGAGAGCCCTTGCAGGGCCCTCAAATCCTGCCTCACCTGCCTGGTGTCGTATTGTGGGGCCCACCTCCGGCCTCACTTGGAGAACCCAAAGTTTCAGAATCACCGACTCGTGGAGCCGCTGAGGGACATCGAGAGGCGCACATGTGAGAGCCACAAATGGCCCCTGGAGCTGTTCTGCTGTGCCGATTCCTGCTGTATCTGTCAGGACTGTGTGAATGAGGAGCACCGGGGTCACAATACATTGCCTGTGGTGGAGGCCCGCAGAAAGATTGAG GGGGAACTGAGGCAGAAGCAGACCGACATGGTGAAGACGGTGTCAGCAGCAGGGAACGCCATCAGCAAACTCCAAGACAACACCGTCTCTATTGag CATTCTGTGACAGAGGTACGAACTGTGATTGAGAGCCAGtttgaggagctgcaggcggTGGTGGAGCGGGCCAAGCGGGAGGTTACTGAGatcctggaggtggaggagaagcaggcGCTGAGGCAGGCTGAGAGCATCCGGGTCCACCTGGAGCAGAGGTGTACGGAGCTGAAGAAGGCTCAGGCGCAGATGGAGAAGCTCTCCAGGAACAAAAACGATGTGGACTTCCTGCAG GAGTATTCAGTGTGGAAGAAAGAAGCCACTGATATTTCTCTTCCTGGGGTCTACATTGGCTTGATGGACCGCCTGAACTCATTCAGCCGTGTGATTGTTGACTCCACGCAGGAGCTCTGTGCGATGCTGGTGTCTTCATACATAGAGAAAGTCAAGGAAACCTGTAAAAACG acaAATTGGGAATAAAGACAACAGTCCATGCGATAGTTGCAGCAAAGCAGTACATGGCCATACCGGATCCAGTGACACGGAATGATTTCCTcaagt ACGCCGCCCAAGTGACGCTCGACGCCAACACAGCTCACAAGTTCCTCCggctgacagaggaaaacaagaaGGTGACTAACACTACTCCCTGGCAGCATCCTTATCCTAATGTACCTGAGCGCTTTGAGAACTGGCGTCAAGTCCTGGCCGCAGACAGCTTCTACCTGGGCCGCCACTACTTCGAGGTGGACATCAGCGGCGAAGGAACGTACATCGGTCTGACCTACAAGGGCATTGACCGCAAAGGCAACGAGAGCAACAGTTGCATCACGGGAAACAACTTCTCCTGGTGCCTCCAGTGGAACGGTCGCACCTTCTCCGCCTGGCACAGTGACGTGGAAACACCTCTGAGCATTGAGAAATATACTCGTATCGGGGTTTATGTAGACTATACGAGAGGTCTGCTGGCTTTCTATGGAGTGAAGGACACTATGACGCTCATCCACCAGTACACAGCAGAGCTCCTGGAGCCTCTGTACCCAGCATTCTGGCTGTCCAAGAAGGAGAATATTGTCGCCTTGGTGACACCTGGCGAGCCTTTACCACTGAAAAGCCCCTCACCTCCCAACTCACCTGTGAATGGGGCTGTTGTTTCATAA